In Oncorhynchus tshawytscha isolate Ot180627B linkage group LG24, Otsh_v2.0, whole genome shotgun sequence, the genomic window CTATTGACTAGGAGGTTTAAAAGCCACTTTCATTCTTTGGATGTCTGTCCATACGCCAAAAGTGTTACATTCATTTTAGTGAAAGAGAGATGAGGTACATTTCAGGGAACGTGACCTTGCCATTTGAGGGATTATAAGCACAGATACAATTATTAAAAGTATTTCATGGACAATCTATTAAGTATATTGCAATGAGAACTCCTGATTTACTCTGACAAGACAAAGGAAGTATTTCAAATTGTACCCAGgggaataataaataaataaaccattTAGAAAATTCTGGGATTTTATAGATAAACTGATTCAGTGTGGACTGTGGACCACCCTAATTCAACATTTAGGGTTCTTTAAAAGTGTTCATCATTGGGGTAGTTATTagcaaaagttttaaaaaacaaggacccACCAGGTAGAGCAATTTCTCAGGAATGCAATGTCCATCCAGTACTCCCACCCACCCATTATCACTGAGAATTACCCCTTAAAGAAGCACAAATGGAAACAACCTGTATCCTCAGCTCAATTCTGTGGCTTTCCTTCTCTTTTTAGAACTGGTCAGGTTAGCGTTGGGTCATTGAAAAGGACATATCATTGAGTAATTTAAGAGGACGATCCATTTGAAAGGGTAATTCAGAGGTGTCAGAATCTCTGATTTATGGTTAGAGTGCATCTAGGAACCCGACGGACGAGAAACCTCAAGGTCATTGTTTGTACGCCCTGGTTCCATTATCCTGACTGACTCAGTGATGCGACCGTCACTGTAGCCGGATATACATTTAATTTACTCAGAGAGGACTCTCCCTGATGTCTGCTTTGGCAATAAAAGGCCGGAGAGTGTGCAAAGCCTGCTTATTATCAGAGGCAGATTCATTGTAGGGGCTTCAACTTCTATTGCTGTATTTTTGTCAGTCCTCATGCAATCCCATTACTTTTTCCTTGTGTCTTTCCTTTGGAAAGCTATGTAAATGGCTTTAATAGTTCTCCCATGTGGTTTTCGTGTTGTGGTAATATCTGTGGTAGTATCTTTCAGTTCCACGGCCTCATCATGATGCCATAGTTGTTTTAAGTTTCTATGTGTTTCAATGGTAGCTCTGTTCACATCTTAGCACGGGAGAATGGAGCGATCTAAAATCCTCCCTTACACCAGATTTGTCGAAATCCTAAttgcttttttttgttgctgatcCACAGGGTGCACAAGAGGAACGTTTTAGATTTAACCACAAGATAATACAAATACTATAAGTTAAGCTATCCCTCGCTGGTCTATGATTCACACCTCAAAACAAATACCACTTCAAAGAAATAGCCAAGCCAATTGCTTCAGATGCAATGACTCACGTGGAAGCTGTGGGTTCCCTGATGTCAAGTGCCTCCCCCCTAGCAAGACAATTAATGCCTTggttataataataatactgatCCCCCCTGTTGAGGCCAGCCCAGCATGTTTCCAAATCCAAATGAAAGCGTGTGATCATCTATGATCCTCTGGTCTCTTCTAGTACATTCTGTTCCTTTTGGTGCTTCAACATTTACTACGGTGTTTGACTGAGCTTTGGCATGAAACAAGCACAGAGTCTAGCACGTCACTGTCAAATTAACACAATTTAGAGTTGTAGCATGATGTGTTGACCTAGTGTATTTTGACATAAAATATAAACATTTCTAATAGTTAGATTTTATCAATAATGTAACGCAAAACTTTAAGGTAGAACAAGAACTACTACTAAAAATATATAATGTTCCTAAATACTGTACAACCTGTTCCTTCTCGTTCTCAGATAtgctatttaaataaaaaaaataaaaacatctggAATAAATGAACAAATCAAAACAATTGCAATCAAACATTTATGTACCACTATTCACCCTAGTCAACCTTGGCCAATGTCATCCCTATCAACATAAGGTTTTTCTCTACAATATACTTGAATATACATTGAACATTGAATATTTCAGTATACTTGAAAAAGCCCTAGCTTAATGACTGATCAAATAGTAATACATTGATCAAATATATTCACAGTATGTGCTGTACAATGAAGGGTTAATCCCAATCCTTAACATATCAACatgtacatttgagtcatttagcagatgctcttatccagagcgactaacaggagcaattagggctaAGTGCCCTGCTGAAGGCTCCAAACTAGTTATGCTCTAAAGTGCATGGTACATTTGACGAAATATGTCCATATGACCAACTGTCAAGCTCATATAAATATGTTACTAACATAATTGTGTTGCATGACTGAGTTTGGTCAAAATTCTACACATAATAGTTACAATTTCACAAATGGTTTCGAAGGTGGTTCATTGAACACACCATAAAACAAATTTTCCTGTTACTCAATATACATAACTGGAACCATGGCTCACCATCTGTGGTGCATATTGTTGAACTTTAAAATgtttcttcttcttattttttaaaatacatttctcaCACAAACTTTATGCATCGAGTGTGATTTTCAATTTCAAGTACCAAATACACAGTGATATATCTAACAAAATAACATGACGGCGTCATTTGTCCTACCACAGCCATAGCCTATTATTTGTCCTCTCATCCAATACATCAGAGTGTGCCATGCTATCTAAAAATGTTCTCTGCATTTCACCGTCATCTAACATTTAATTTCTGACAGTGTGCTCTAAAATGCAGAAGAACAGCCATTCAGAATGCCTATCAGAACACTCAATTGAAAATAATTGATTGAGGGAAGATTGTAATCTGACGCATGGTTTGGGTCTGTCCCAATAACCTGACAAAATGTGGAGCTAATGTTCTTGTGTGTGCCAGGTGTGAACAATAATAACAGTTATTTTCTATACATTTATATAGCCTTCCTCTACTCATGAACTGAATAGGATTCCTCAGTCTAGAGCAATGTTTGCTGACTGGTCCAGAGGGTTATCTGCCTCAATTTAGTCAAATACAATTTTTCATCCAAACCATAGCTTGCCGGTCTCTGTGAGTGAAACGAGAAGTTTAAGAAACACTGTTCTAGCTAGATCACCAGATCTGGTCTCTCAGCCAGTTTGAGGGCCTCGTGCATGCTGGCGGCGGAGAGTTTGCGGTTGATGTTCCTATACCTGCAGAGTAGGATGTTACGGTAGGTGGTCCTCAGGTCCCTGTTGAAGAAGGCGTAGATGAAGGGGTTGATGAGGGAGTTGGCGTAGCCCAGCCAGAGCAGGAACCTCTCCACCCAGAGGGGAACGCAGCTACACTCTGGCCCGCAGATGAAGGGCCTGGCCGTGGACAGAAGGAAGAAGGGCAGCCAACAGACGGAGAAGGCCCCCACCACGATGCCCAGGGTGGCGGCCGCCTTCTGTTCCCGTTTGAAGATGGAGATGTTCTTCCTGTCGTTCTTCAGCAGACAAGAGAAACTGGCgcactcctctacctccttctggAGCTTAAAGGCCGCGGCCACGCAGTCAACACTGTTGCATTCGTCCTCCACCTTGGGGAAGCCTTGGATGGTGTGCTTGGCGGCACTCACCTTGGCCGCTCGGTAGATGTTGTAGTACATCATCAACATCACCGACATGGGGATGTAGAACGCGACGGCGGTGGAATAGATAGTGTAGCCCACGTCCTGGCTGATTAGACACACCTTGTCGTCGTTGACGTTCTGGGCCCAGCCGAACAACGGGGGAAGGGTGATGGAGGCCGACAGTAGCCACACAGACAGAACTATTTTGGCCATGCATCTCCCACTCTGTCGCACAGGGTAGGTCAAGGGTTTAGTTATGCCTAGGTACCTGTAACGGCAAAGAGATTTGTTTTAAATATTGAGAAGTCTCCGATGGAAGTAATATGATTGACAAAGTAATCACAGGATAGTATAGATTCCTCAAACTCAACTATGGACCTCGAAGCTGATTAGAGGGAAACAATGAAAGAACACAGTGAAGCCAgttccctctaatcagggacggacttacctgggacaccaggtgggtgcaattatttATCAGGTAGaccagaaaaccagcaggctttGGACCTCGTAGGgcaagagttgaatacccctggtatACTGTAGATCAAAGGGTGGCCAACCATCTTCCTGCTGCagtgcaggcttttgctccagccctTCTCTAACGCACCTGATTATGCTAATCAAGGACCTGATGAGCAGCTGATTAGAAGCAggtgtgttagagcagggctACAGTAAAAACCTGCACCTTCCCCCAGCCCAGAAACTCAAGATGAGGAGGGTTGGCCACCCCTGGTATAGGGTTGACAGGGTTGGTATAGATACAATAATCCATTCTCAATGTTTCCTCAAGGgttgaataaaaaaaacataagcAAGTCTGTTCATTGGTGCTAATTGCTGTTGACTTTTCTTATGAgactaacctggataaataaTGATTTGGGGGAAGACAAAAAGAACATTTGCAATTTATTGGTTTTATTAGGGAGTCGAGACTGCATCTTGACTCACCTGTCTATGCTTATTACACACAGGGTCATGATTGATGCAGTGCAACACATCACGTCCATGGCAATAAAAACGTTGCAGAACACCTGTCCGAAGATCCACTGTCCCCCGATGAGGTCCGTGATGCTGACAAAAGGCATCACCGCCACGGCTATAGACAGGTCCGCGACCGCCAGGGAGACGATGAGATAATTGGAGGGCTGCTTCAGCTTCTTCACAAAGCACACGGATATCACCACAAGTAAGTTACCGCAAATGGTGAGCAAAGTGAGCACAGTGAGAACTCCTCCGATAAGAACCTTCTCCACATTCCCGTGGCTGAGAATCTGCATCCCGCATGTCGTGTCATTTTCCGTGGGGCTCAGAATTGGCAAAGTTGCAGTGGTTGTTTGGTGCGCCCTCAGCAGACGCAGATCCATCTCCGCTGTAGGCATACTGGTCCTGGCAAGTTCCTTCATCAGGTCTTTGGTCAAAGATGATCTCATGAGATTAATAAGATTTAATTGGTTCCATTCTTATATATTAATCCGTTATTAATAATGCATTGGGAATACATCAATGCACAATGATTATTCCCCCCAACTTCATTGATTCATTAGTCTTTTCCATAATTTCTCCAAATTACCAGTCCCTGTAGTACCCTTATCCATGCAGCGGCGCCAAGGCAGCAGGTTAATGGGATAGAGTAAATTAATAGGATAAACAGACTCCGGTTAACAAGCTTGGTTTGTGATACATTGTAAAATGTAAGGCGGTTCAATGGTGACCATCGCACGAGTGGCTAGAGCAGCAAAGAACTCTGGAAATGTTGTATCGGCTAGACTGGAGGGAAATATATGGATGACGTCAGAAGAACCCGCAGAGGTGTAGGCTAGCCTAGTTAATCGtcgccacaaagtcataattatggctaaaccccttctatttctacaatttctcttcttataATCAGAtttttaacctaaccttaaccccaaccttaTCCACAcagctaaccttatgcctaacacaaaccttaaattaagaccatgCATTTTTGGgatatagacaattttgactttgtggctgtgctaacTAGTGACAAACAGTCTAGTTGGAAATTATTCTATAAATATAAAGCATATGCATATCACAGAAGTTTATATTTGATTTGGGTTTTTAGAACGGAGCAACACCTTGTTGCCATTATTTTACCAATTGTAGCTAGTGtttatgtgtgcatgcatgtgtgtgagagagggggagagagagattatttaCTGTTAACTGTtgactttttattgtttatttcacttttctttatccatttcacttgctttggcaatgtaaacatatgtttcccatgccaacaaagccccttgaattgagagagatcgCGAGACTATCAGTTTTATGCACTTTGGCGCCATCCTGAGGCTTTATTATAGGTCAAAATGTTTTTACAATATCCACATTTTTTCACACTGTCAAATAGTGATTTTATTACATATTGGATTGATAGGATTGATAAGGGGCGTAATCTTAAAGTGGCAATCTGTAGTTGCGgcatacatttttgggggatttataaatgaatgatataggcctacccattgattcttggagAATAGAATTTAGAAATGCCTAATTAATTTAGTTAAACTGTCAtactccatcagaacccaaaatataagatggtttatactccaatgtttgtaaacaaagtaaatctaaacaaacactgtatagcctcataccatggttaaaactataattttgatataaCGGATGATCTTCCCTCAGATTTTTACCGAAACAggctttgttattgttgttgtctgCGGATTGCCACTttaaagatctcagaaatgtgGGCTCGCTATTTTGTCTATTTATGTTTTAGAAATTTTTCAAACTGGGAAACCCCTGTGTCCTTATTAGGCTAATCTCTCTTGGACAGATTATATTTTCGCGAGAGAGTTTTGCTTCTGGGTAACCGATATAATTATTAAGCCTACTTGTAGGTAGACTACAATGTTGCCTATTGTAATGATACGTGTTACATTGTTCTTGATAAACTACACTACAAGATAATTACACAGTAGGCTAATAAACTGTCCATTTTGCCCAGTCAGTTCATGTGTAACTTCAACTGATTTGGACCCTGGGAGATGGCAATAAGAGAAgtttaaaaatgtaattatttggaGGATCTACGAAACAGACTGTACAATGACGTAGGCTGCCGGCTGTTTAACTCGGAAGCTGCTGCAGGAGATGAGCATGAAGAAGCAAAATGAACGACAGTGACCTCAGCCGAACGTCCTAGCAGTTGTTGCATTGTTCCACTATCCACTTCGACCCAAGGGCCATCATTATTTTCTGTCGCAATAGATATTTACCAAATAGCCTGACATCGGTCCTTTTGAAGAAACATCGCGGAGGAAAGCGGATCAATTGTCTGAAACTGCCCGCTAGTGCTTTCCCTGCGCCCCCAAAAATGGATAACGCTAATGGCAAAGCATCGGATCAGAAAAGAATAGGCGTTTGCCAAGATAATGGTTTGACAAATGGATTCCATCCCACACAAACTGGCAACGGGAGCTGCAGTGCCTTATGTTCAAATGGAACCAGTACCAGTGGCgggtgtagtggtagtagtagtagtagtagtagtagtagtagtgctgctggtggtggtggtagtggacaTAACGGAATTGAACATTTCCACGATCTTCAGTTCCAGGAAGACGTCCATAATAATGGTTCGCCTCCAAAGCGGTGTCGACTCAGAAGAAGAATGGATTCTGGCAAAAAGATTAGACCGCGTAAGTAGAATACAATTTTAATACAATGTTTCAGCCTCAATGCTAACTGTCATGTCGGCTGTACACATTCGGTCAAGTTTGCCTACACTTTCTAAGAATCCTCTCATAAATGTCAAGTACAGCAGGGTTTTCTGTCAATGCATTGATTGCACATAATTCGGTGTTTCCGATATTACACATCGAAAGTGAAGATCGCCTGGATTTTCTATGGTGGCATGTCTCTTTTCATGAAACAATGAACCAGTCAGACTTGCTGCTGCATGATAGAATATCGCTTTGTGTTGCAAAGCTTTGCCAAGAATGTCAACAAGCAAGTCTAACCGCCCAATTCCCCAATGTATACTGCTTCTGTAACGAATAATCGGCATGTCGGCCTATGTCTGTGGATAAATAATTTGAAGGCCTATTCCTGTATCCTCAAACTACATTCTAGCTATTTCTAAGAAATCAAGAACCATAAATAAGTAATTCTGTATTGTTTATAAACATGTTTATCATATACTAATACGACAATCATATTGTTTGACACAATGTAACACTCCCGGTAATAGAACATGAGGTGtatcctccctccccccttgCTATTGTGAGATCTTTGATGTTATCCGTTGAACCGTTTCATTGGTCGTTTCAAAGTCAGGAGGTGTGTTGAAATCGCTGCTGATATGAGAGCCAACTCCCTTTGACCAATCAGCCGACAGTACTTGCTTAATAAGGGGGGTTGGCTGAAGAAACTAACAGAGCAGCCAGCTTTATTAACAGCACAGTATGTTTCTCTGTTTCCACTATAACACTGTAAAACAAGTTTGTCACTCACCATGTCAGTTAAGTGTAGCCTGCTTTATTGCTGCGACGACATTATGCCACAATGCAATAGGGCTGATTGAGTGATACTACTATTTATAGCCCAAGTCTTGGATTGAAGTTTCTTTGACCATAAGCACTTTGACCTGAGGATCACAATGAAGCTTATTGTTAAAAAACCAGGTAAGAGTTTCTACTGTATTGTATTTTAAAGGGCTGAAATGTACTTATTTACTTCCTTTTATTTGCATATTAACATCTCTTGCCTCCTTGGCTGAATCAAATCTCAGTGGACAAACAGCAATTTTCCTAATTTCTTGAATACTGCAATGCTATACACTTTGGGCGTGCTTCTGGAACGATTTGGCTGGTTTATTATCTGTGTGGTGAATGCATGCAGCTCAACCATTAGTCCAAGAAGTTGCTACACTATGCTGGCTTGTCTGTGTTCCTCTGGGCACTGTTCAAATATGTCTGGAATCCAAACAGACAGCTTCTATTATATCATTGAATAGTAGTGATTGTGAACAAGAGCTGCAAGTTGATAAAAAGCACTTGGCATGAAGACAAATACACATGTTTTCCCtccagcagaggaggctggtgggaggagctataggaggacgggctcattgtaatggctggaatggaatcaatggaacagtcgatcgtggtttccatatgtttgatccGTTTGATATTGTTCCAATTATTCCATTACAGCCATTTCAATGAGCCTgtactcctatagctcctccctccAGATTCCTCTGCCCTCCAGTATGATCAATCGAATAAGCATAATATGCTTATTGGTAGTTCCCCTTATATGCAACAAACTGAGTAGCAAATGGAGTTATGCTGTGCCAGTCACTCAACTATGAAAATATATGGTGTTAAATCCTTAACTTTTGTTGCACATTAATGTTAGGCTACTGTTAGGCTCTACTCTGACTAGCTGCTGAGAACTTTGCTCTGTGGGTGGGGGAATAAACACACCTTTCACCTATAAGTGCTGCCAGTCACGGTGCCCTGGCTTCcagggcccagattcacaaatcCTTCTGAGGAAAACATTTATTCTTAACTGTTATTTTTTTCCTTAACTATAGACTTATGAAGAAAGAtaagcaaagttgctattcctcaaaAAGGTTCTTGGAAATGTACTTGCACTATTTCTTATGTTTCTCCTTAAGCAAAAAGTTAAGAAGAAATCAGATTCTTGAAAATAAGTTATTGGAAATGTTGTTAATTCCAAGATAGTTAAACCCTTGTCTTAAACTCAGGGCAGTGAGAAAAAAGCTAATGAaagcaattgaacatgtttaattcactCACATACTTCATCTGTAAATTTCAGCATGGATTATTTTAAACGCAAGAACATGTTTTAGAACAGTAATCTCAGTAAGACATATGCTAGTTTGATTGCCATTgcaagctagatagctagctaaaatggtTGCCTAGCAACACACATCTTAAGAAGATTTGTAAGAGATATTTGAGGTTGTAAGAAAATCATAAAATCTTAAGATATTGTTGAGGAATTGAACTCACAAACTATCTAATTAA contains:
- the LOC112223455 gene encoding 5-hydroxytryptamine receptor 7-like, with the protein product MRSSLTKDLMKELARTSMPTAEMDLRLLRAHQTTTATLPILSPTENDTTCGMQILSHGNVEKVLIGGVLTVLTLLTICGNLLVVISVCFVKKLKQPSNYLIVSLAVADLSIAVAVMPFVSITDLIGGQWIFGQVFCNVFIAMDVMCCTASIMTLCVISIDRYLGITKPLTYPVRQSGRCMAKIVLSVWLLSASITLPPLFGWAQNVNDDKVCLISQDVGYTIYSTAVAFYIPMSVMLMMYYNIYRAAKVSAAKHTIQGFPKVEDECNSVDCVAAAFKLQKEVEECASFSCLLKNDRKNISIFKREQKAAATLGIVVGAFSVCWLPFFLLSTARPFICGPECSCVPLWVERFLLWLGYANSLINPFIYAFFNRDLRTTYRNILLCRYRNINRKLSAASMHEALKLAERPDLVI